In a genomic window of Sinorhizobium meliloti:
- a CDS encoding adenylate/guanylate cyclase domain-containing protein — MDDPTVHRRLTAILAADVVTYSRLMARDEAGTHAAWKSHRKDLIVPKIAEYEGRIVKLTGDGFLAEFPSVVNAVTCAATVQRCMLERNADVPRPSRIELRMGINLGDVIVESDDIFGDGVNVAVRLEKIAAPGGIAVSAAVRDNVGNRLDLRFEDMGEQALKNIDRPVRAYSISLDFPVAQKTVGSDTGSQDPWEIEKPSIAVLPFNNISGDPEQEYFSDGITEDIITDLSKISGLFVVARNTAYTYKNKPVKVQQVSQDLRVGYILEGSVRRVGSRVRVTAQLVEGKGGGHLWADRYDWDLTEIFALQDEITHTIVDHLKVKLLPEEKKDIGRVPTGNFEAYAYYLRGRQFLHWHSKSHYVLAKRMFAMAVALDPLYARAYAGIADCDSFLFLHYNADVSIDGILATSAKALDLESGLAEAHASLGLALSLRERHSEAMAEFDQAIALDPDLFEAHYFYARACFTQGKLDEAARLFQRAADIKPDDYQALLVLINVLRSLGREQEMNTAAREGVARAERELMMRPENPRPAYLGAVGLAALGELDRAKEWARRALAIDPDDRLAKYNVACFYSLQGEPDRAIDLLVELLPGATHETKRWVKYDSDLDPVRSHPRFPEVLELLG, encoded by the coding sequence ATGGACGATCCGACCGTGCACAGACGTCTGACGGCCATCCTTGCCGCAGACGTAGTGACCTACAGCCGCCTCATGGCCCGGGATGAGGCAGGTACTCATGCGGCATGGAAATCGCACCGAAAGGACCTAATCGTCCCCAAGATCGCGGAATATGAGGGGCGTATCGTCAAGCTCACCGGCGATGGATTCCTGGCGGAGTTTCCAAGCGTCGTGAATGCAGTCACCTGCGCTGCCACGGTCCAGCGGTGTATGCTAGAGCGCAATGCGGATGTGCCGCGGCCAAGCCGGATCGAGCTTCGCATGGGCATCAATCTTGGCGACGTAATCGTTGAAAGCGACGACATTTTCGGGGACGGCGTCAACGTGGCTGTGCGCCTCGAAAAAATTGCGGCGCCGGGCGGTATCGCCGTATCTGCGGCCGTGCGAGATAACGTTGGCAATAGGCTCGATCTTCGATTTGAGGACATGGGCGAACAGGCGCTCAAGAACATCGACCGGCCAGTGCGCGCCTATAGCATTTCTCTGGATTTTCCTGTGGCTCAAAAAACGGTCGGCTCGGATACAGGCAGCCAAGACCCTTGGGAGATCGAGAAGCCGTCCATCGCGGTGCTGCCCTTCAACAATATAAGCGGTGACCCTGAGCAAGAATATTTCAGCGACGGGATCACGGAGGACATCATCACCGACCTGTCGAAAATCTCCGGCCTGTTCGTTGTCGCCCGCAATACGGCATATACCTACAAGAATAAGCCGGTGAAGGTGCAGCAGGTGAGCCAGGATCTCAGGGTGGGCTATATCCTAGAAGGAAGCGTACGGAGGGTCGGCTCTCGTGTGCGCGTCACCGCGCAACTCGTCGAGGGTAAGGGCGGTGGTCATCTCTGGGCCGATCGTTACGACTGGGATCTCACCGAAATCTTTGCCCTTCAAGACGAGATCACCCATACCATTGTAGACCACTTGAAGGTCAAGCTGCTTCCAGAAGAAAAGAAGGACATAGGTCGAGTGCCTACCGGGAACTTCGAGGCCTATGCGTACTACCTTAGGGGGCGGCAATTTCTGCACTGGCACTCAAAGTCGCATTACGTTCTGGCGAAGCGTATGTTCGCCATGGCGGTCGCACTCGACCCGCTTTATGCACGGGCCTACGCTGGAATTGCTGATTGCGACTCCTTCCTCTTCCTTCACTACAACGCTGACGTGTCGATCGACGGTATTTTGGCCACCAGCGCAAAGGCGCTGGATCTTGAGAGCGGTCTCGCAGAAGCGCACGCTTCACTCGGCCTCGCCCTGTCACTTCGCGAGCGACATTCGGAAGCGATGGCGGAGTTCGATCAGGCCATCGCCCTCGATCCCGATCTGTTTGAGGCCCATTATTTCTATGCCCGCGCTTGCTTCACCCAGGGTAAACTGGACGAAGCGGCCAGGCTTTTCCAGCGCGCCGCAGACATCAAACCTGACGATTACCAGGCCTTACTTGTGCTCATTAACGTTCTCCGCTCGCTCGGGCGCGAGCAGGAAATGAATACCGCGGCGCGGGAAGGCGTCGCGCGCGCCGAACGTGAGCTCATGATGCGTCCGGAAAATCCAAGACCCGCCTATTTGGGGGCTGTGGGGCTTGCGGCACTTGGTGAGCTTGATCGCGCTAAGGAATGGGCGAGACGAGCTTTGGCGATCGATCCCGACGATCGCCTCGCCAAATATAATGTGGCTTGCTTTTACTCGCTCCAGGGCGAACCTGATCGGGCGATCGACTTGCTAGTCGAGCTTCTCCCGGGGGCCACCCACGAAACAAAGAGGTGGGTGAAATACGACTCGGATCTCGACCCGGTCCGTAGTCATCCGCGTTTCCCCGAGGTACTTGAGCTCCTCGGGTGA
- a CDS encoding DUF982 domain-containing protein encodes MDETWDECVIVAVPNLDGVQIVWSPTFAARLLSENWPKMDGRTYAAALNACTDAMLGAAPAAPARDAFIAAIEEAKLKTFS; translated from the coding sequence ATGGACGAGACATGGGATGAATGCGTGATCGTCGCGGTTCCCAATCTGGATGGTGTCCAGATCGTGTGGTCGCCCACGTTTGCAGCTCGCCTGCTTAGCGAAAACTGGCCGAAGATGGACGGACGCACATACGCTGCTGCTTTGAACGCCTGCACAGACGCGATGCTCGGCGCCGCCCCTGCGGCGCCGGCACGAGACGCTTTCATAGCAGCGATTGAAGAGGCAAAGCTCAAGACCTTCAGCTGA
- a CDS encoding ABC transporter substrate-binding protein, with protein MLLNRRGFMVGAAGAATGIALGSRSGFAAESVQLRAMWWGSNDRSKRTLAVAKLFEEKNPDIRIVGESLSGDGYWTKLATQMAGRAIADIFQLEPSTISDYSKRGACMALDPFISSALDVDAFGKDVLKLTTVDGKLWGIGLGLNSFALFYDADAFAKAGIAPPGIDTTWAEYADIAVEMTKAAGKKNVRGGPYGARYAYVFDAWLRQRGSSLYTDTGLGFGAEEAKEWYAYWEELRKRGGTVGADIQTLDQNTIDTNCLALGYSAMGMAYSNQMVGYQLIMKSKLGIGMLPRAEKGGPSGHYYRPALIWSIGASTENGEAAAKFINFFVNDVEAGKILGVERGVPMSPTVREAILPSLNPTETETVKYINALKDQVGSYPSPAPLGSTEFDQRVLRPIADELAFERITIEDAATRLVEEGKATVRAD; from the coding sequence ATGCTACTCAACAGACGTGGTTTCATGGTCGGCGCGGCTGGCGCGGCGACGGGTATCGCCCTCGGTTCCCGTTCCGGCTTTGCCGCCGAAAGCGTGCAGTTGCGCGCGATGTGGTGGGGATCGAACGACCGCTCGAAACGGACATTGGCGGTCGCCAAGCTTTTCGAGGAGAAGAACCCGGATATCAGGATCGTCGGTGAGAGCTTGAGCGGAGACGGGTACTGGACGAAGCTCGCCACGCAGATGGCCGGCCGCGCCATTGCCGATATCTTCCAGCTCGAGCCCAGCACGATTTCCGATTATTCCAAGCGCGGCGCCTGCATGGCGCTCGATCCCTTCATCTCTTCGGCGCTCGACGTCGACGCCTTCGGCAAGGACGTGCTGAAGCTGACCACGGTGGACGGAAAGCTCTGGGGCATCGGCCTCGGTCTCAATTCCTTCGCGCTGTTCTATGACGCCGATGCCTTCGCCAAAGCCGGCATCGCGCCGCCCGGGATCGACACCACCTGGGCGGAATACGCCGACATCGCCGTGGAGATGACCAAGGCGGCCGGCAAGAAGAATGTCCGGGGCGGGCCCTATGGAGCCCGCTATGCCTATGTTTTCGACGCCTGGCTCCGCCAGCGTGGCAGCAGCCTCTACACCGATACCGGCCTTGGTTTCGGTGCCGAGGAGGCGAAGGAGTGGTATGCCTATTGGGAGGAACTGCGCAAGCGCGGCGGCACCGTCGGCGCCGATATCCAGACGCTCGACCAGAACACGATCGACACCAATTGCCTGGCGCTCGGCTACTCGGCCATGGGCATGGCCTATTCCAACCAGATGGTCGGCTATCAGCTCATCATGAAAAGCAAGCTTGGTATCGGCATGCTGCCACGCGCCGAGAAGGGCGGCCCCTCCGGCCATTACTATCGCCCGGCGCTGATCTGGAGCATCGGCGCGTCGACGGAAAACGGGGAAGCGGCAGCCAAGTTCATCAACTTCTTCGTCAATGATGTCGAGGCCGGCAAGATCCTGGGCGTCGAGCGCGGCGTACCCATGTCGCCGACGGTTCGCGAAGCCATCCTGCCTTCGCTCAACCCGACGGAGACGGAAACGGTGAAATACATCAATGCCCTCAAGGATCAGGTGGGCAGCTATCCGTCGCCGGCGCCGCTCGGATCGACCGAATTCGACCAGCGCGTGCTGCGCCCCATCGCCGACGAGCTCGCCTTCGAACGAATAACGATCGAAGATGCGGCGACACGGTTGGTAGAGGAAGGCAAGGCCACGGTCCGAGCCGACTGA
- a CDS encoding LacI family DNA-binding transcriptional regulator: protein MIERPSRKLRQADIAAHAGVSVSTVSRVLANEPGISEDVRVQILKVANDLGYPLKASAAAGPRTLALIASNGVTGNLSAFYQGIVDGLRSEAAEQGMSFDIRLVNEAKATPQAVGGHMQSVGAQGLFLVGIDPCEALAKWLVESRTPIVLVNGVDPQLRFDGVSPPNFFGAFAATRMLLDAGHRRILHLTGSHRHTIRERVRGFEAAVASVDGGDARVVRLPFANNSSAEAHAATLAALAEDEGFTAAFCMNDFIAVGVLEAVTELGRRVPDDFAIIGFDDLPCADMANPRLSTMRVDRAALGREAVAMMQLRFRHPDVPARHVTHAVVPVPGGTIATKDNP from the coding sequence ATGATCGAAAGACCCTCCCGAAAACTCCGTCAGGCCGACATTGCCGCACACGCAGGCGTTTCCGTCTCCACAGTCTCACGCGTCCTCGCGAATGAGCCCGGCATCAGCGAGGATGTTCGGGTGCAGATCCTCAAGGTCGCCAACGACCTCGGCTACCCTCTCAAAGCCAGTGCCGCGGCAGGCCCTCGCACGCTGGCGCTTATCGCAAGCAACGGCGTTACCGGCAATCTGAGCGCATTTTACCAGGGCATTGTCGATGGCCTGCGCTCCGAGGCGGCCGAGCAGGGCATGTCCTTCGACATCCGCCTCGTAAACGAGGCGAAGGCGACGCCGCAAGCCGTTGGCGGACATATGCAATCGGTCGGTGCGCAGGGGCTTTTCCTGGTCGGCATAGATCCCTGCGAGGCTCTTGCGAAATGGCTCGTGGAAAGCCGTACCCCCATCGTCCTCGTCAACGGCGTCGATCCACAATTGCGCTTCGACGGTGTCTCGCCGCCGAACTTCTTCGGCGCCTTCGCGGCGACACGGATGCTCCTGGACGCCGGCCACCGGCGTATCCTCCACCTGACCGGATCGCATCGGCATACGATCCGCGAGCGCGTGCGCGGCTTCGAAGCGGCCGTCGCCTCCGTGGATGGCGGCGATGCGCGTGTCGTCCGCCTGCCGTTCGCGAACAACTCCAGCGCCGAAGCCCATGCGGCAACGCTCGCCGCTCTTGCCGAGGACGAGGGTTTCACCGCGGCTTTCTGCATGAACGACTTCATCGCAGTGGGCGTTCTCGAGGCGGTGACCGAACTCGGCCGGCGCGTACCGGACGATTTCGCGATCATCGGTTTCGACGACCTGCCCTGCGCCGACATGGCCAATCCGCGCCTATCGACGATGCGCGTCGACCGCGCAGCGCTCGGCCGCGAAGCGGTCGCCATGATGCAGCTTCGCTTCCGCCATCCGGACGTGCCCGCCCGGCATGTCACTCACGCCGTCGTCCCGGTGCCCGGCGGCACAATTGCCACGAAAGATAATCCATGA
- a CDS encoding DUF2264 domain-containing protein has translation MTYDPASANPLAGNPLETRGDMQRALLDLFDPLVPCFSRGNARVRLDAAAAHFDRAAADLEGFARPLWGLAPFAAGGGSFAHWDRYAEGIANGTDPEHPEYWGQVNGRDQRMVELAALGFALALAPEKLWDPLNGRARDNLVSYLLHARKFDYADNNWKFFRIFVDIALDRLGIEHDRSLTKAYLAELDGFYIGDGWYRDGNVRRVDHYIAFAMHFYGLIYARLVEDDHAKRYRERAVAFAQDFRHWFAEDGATLPFGRSLTYRFACAGFWAALAFADLEALPWGEIKGLCLRHLRWWADKPIADRDGVLSIGYGYPNLLMSENYNSAGSPYWAFKAFLPLGVSEDHPFWTSAEEPLRPLAEPVTLRHPGMVMMPVGGDVVALSSGQENRQMRFGSEKYAKFAYSTRYAFSVESDERAFAGGTFDSMLAFSDDGIHYRVREANEVVRLVDDVLFSKWSPWPDVDVETWLVPASPWHVRVHRITTPRPLQTAEGGFAIPRRDFEADTLAAAERTAHAIGAEDFSGIRDLGSTVPREGLVQKAPPNTNLTAAKTLVPQLRAKIPSGETIFACAVLAARNTSAVAEDWSNPPAMPDMEALDALRAEGLTVSAMQAPGSMP, from the coding sequence ATGACCTATGATCCCGCCAGCGCCAACCCGCTTGCCGGAAATCCGCTCGAGACACGCGGCGACATGCAGCGCGCGCTGCTCGATCTCTTCGATCCGCTGGTCCCCTGTTTCTCCAGAGGAAATGCGCGGGTCCGTCTCGACGCCGCCGCGGCTCATTTCGACCGGGCCGCTGCCGATCTGGAAGGCTTTGCGCGGCCTCTCTGGGGCCTTGCTCCCTTTGCCGCAGGCGGCGGAAGTTTCGCGCATTGGGACCGTTATGCGGAAGGGATCGCCAACGGCACCGACCCTGAACATCCGGAATATTGGGGACAAGTGAACGGCCGGGACCAGCGCATGGTGGAGCTTGCCGCCCTCGGCTTCGCCCTGGCGCTGGCGCCGGAGAAACTGTGGGATCCGTTGAACGGGCGTGCAAGAGACAATCTCGTCTCTTATCTCCTCCATGCCCGCAAGTTCGACTACGCCGACAATAACTGGAAGTTCTTTCGCATTTTCGTCGACATCGCTCTCGATCGCCTCGGCATCGAGCACGATCGCAGCCTGACAAAGGCCTATCTCGCCGAACTGGACGGCTTTTATATCGGGGACGGCTGGTATCGCGACGGCAATGTGCGGCGCGTCGACCACTACATCGCCTTTGCCATGCACTTCTACGGGCTGATCTATGCGCGCCTCGTCGAAGACGACCATGCGAAACGGTATCGCGAGCGGGCGGTCGCCTTCGCCCAGGATTTCCGCCACTGGTTCGCCGAAGACGGAGCGACCCTCCCCTTCGGCCGTAGTCTCACCTATCGCTTCGCCTGCGCCGGCTTCTGGGCAGCACTGGCCTTTGCCGACCTCGAGGCGCTGCCCTGGGGCGAGATCAAGGGGCTCTGCCTCCGCCATCTCAGATGGTGGGCAGACAAGCCGATAGCGGATCGGGACGGCGTTCTCTCCATCGGTTACGGCTATCCGAACCTCCTGATGTCGGAAAACTACAATTCGGCCGGTTCGCCCTATTGGGCCTTCAAGGCCTTCCTGCCGCTTGGCGTCAGCGAAGACCATCCCTTCTGGACGAGCGCGGAAGAACCGCTGCGGCCACTGGCCGAACCGGTTACCCTTCGCCATCCGGGCATGGTCATGATGCCGGTCGGAGGGGACGTGGTGGCGCTTTCCTCCGGCCAGGAAAACCGCCAGATGCGTTTCGGCTCGGAGAAATATGCGAAATTCGCCTATTCGACGCGCTACGCCTTCAGCGTCGAGAGCGACGAACGGGCATTTGCCGGCGGCACCTTCGATTCGATGCTGGCATTCAGCGACGACGGCATTCATTACCGGGTGCGCGAGGCCAATGAGGTGGTGCGGCTTGTGGACGATGTGCTGTTTTCCAAATGGTCCCCCTGGCCGGACGTCGATGTCGAAACCTGGCTTGTTCCCGCTTCGCCCTGGCACGTGCGCGTGCACCGGATCACGACGCCCCGGCCCTTGCAGACTGCTGAAGGCGGCTTCGCCATTCCCCGACGGGATTTTGAGGCCGACACGCTCGCCGCCGCGGAACGGACGGCCCATGCAATCGGCGCGGAAGATTTCAGCGGGATCCGCGATCTCGGCTCGACCGTCCCGCGCGAAGGCCTGGTCCAGAAGGCGCCGCCCAACACCAATCTGACTGCCGCAAAGACATTGGTGCCGCAGTTGCGGGCCAAAATCCCCAGCGGGGAAACGATATTCGCCTGCGCCGTGCTCGCAGCCCGCAACACTTCCGCCGTCGCCGAAGACTGGTCCAACCCGCCGGCGATGCCCGATATGGAGGCGCTCGACGCGCTCAGGGCGGAAGGCTTGACCGTCAGCGCCATGCAAGCGCCCGGTTCGATGCCATGA
- a CDS encoding hydroxyacid dehydrogenase, translating into MTLPTVVFAMQPERTRHVLTPELFARLGAFARIPDQRPVTEFADERSQRLLAEAEVLVTGWGAPFIDAAVLARAPRLRLIVHAAGTIKGLVGESVFDAGVKVSHAAEANAVPVAEFTLAAIIFAGKQVFRFRDVYAADRGRERTQILHGEAIGNHRRTVGIVGASRIGRRVIELLRLLDYRLLLYDPLVSDAGAMALKVEKVDLDALMARSDIVSLHAPLLPETRHMIDNRQLALMKDGATLINTARGALVDEAALIEQLQSGAINAVIDVTDPEIPDKNSPLYDLPNVFLTPHIAGAIGLERTRLGEMAVDEVARFLEGSPLLFEVHKQDLGRMA; encoded by the coding sequence ATGACCCTCCCGACCGTCGTCTTTGCGATGCAGCCGGAAAGGACGCGTCATGTTCTGACGCCGGAGCTTTTCGCGCGGCTCGGCGCCTTCGCCCGGATACCGGATCAGCGCCCGGTGACGGAGTTCGCCGATGAGCGGTCGCAGCGATTGCTGGCGGAGGCCGAGGTCCTGGTGACCGGCTGGGGCGCGCCGTTTATCGATGCGGCCGTCCTCGCCCGGGCGCCGCGCCTTCGCCTCATCGTCCATGCCGCCGGCACGATCAAGGGGCTCGTCGGCGAGAGCGTGTTTGATGCTGGGGTCAAGGTCAGCCACGCGGCGGAGGCCAATGCCGTGCCGGTCGCCGAGTTTACCCTCGCAGCGATTATTTTCGCGGGCAAGCAGGTGTTCCGCTTCCGCGATGTCTATGCGGCCGACCGCGGGCGCGAGCGCACCCAGATTCTTCACGGCGAAGCGATCGGAAATCATCGCCGTACCGTGGGGATCGTCGGCGCATCGCGGATCGGGCGCCGCGTGATCGAACTGCTGCGTCTCCTCGACTATCGATTGCTGCTTTATGATCCGCTGGTCAGCGACGCCGGAGCCATGGCCCTCAAGGTAGAGAAGGTCGACCTCGATGCGTTGATGGCCCGGTCCGATATCGTGTCGCTGCATGCGCCGCTGCTGCCCGAAACCCGGCACATGATCGACAACCGCCAACTCGCCCTCATGAAGGACGGCGCGACGCTGATCAACACGGCGCGCGGCGCGTTGGTGGATGAGGCGGCACTCATCGAACAGCTGCAGTCGGGCGCGATCAATGCCGTGATCGACGTTACCGACCCCGAAATCCCGGACAAAAACTCACCGCTTTACGACTTGCCGAACGTATTTCTGACGCCGCATATTGCCGGCGCCATCGGTTTGGAACGCACGCGCCTCGGGGAAATGGCGGTCGATGAAGTGGCGCGGTTTCTCGAAGGCAGTCCGCTCCTGTTCGAGGTCCACAAGCAGGATCTGGGGCGCATGGCATGA
- a CDS encoding sugar phosphate isomerase/epimerase family protein yields the protein MNAFEPALCTVTFRKLPAGEIVALAAKARLAAIEWAADAHVPPGDTATARTVRRLCESAGLKTSYGSYVAPPPDDLSALEPALATAVALGASNIRIWPGTRQRDSRDYSAHERRAAANAIREMAAVAARHGVTVSLEYHPQTLTDETGSALRLIEAVAHPNVYLYWQPRPGLPLDEALVEIVRIGEHISHLHVFAWDGDRNRFPLASAADYWRAVLAAMPSSRWTGRRFAMLEFVAGDDPAAFLADAATLRQILKMEFPPGASAIADEP from the coding sequence ATGAACGCTTTCGAACCGGCTCTCTGCACGGTCACCTTCCGCAAGCTACCCGCCGGCGAAATCGTCGCGCTCGCAGCGAAGGCGCGGCTCGCCGCCATCGAATGGGCGGCAGACGCCCATGTTCCTCCGGGCGACACGGCCACCGCCCGCACTGTCCGGCGCCTGTGCGAAAGCGCGGGTCTCAAGACCTCCTACGGCTCCTACGTCGCGCCGCCGCCAGACGACCTTTCCGCCCTCGAGCCCGCACTGGCAACGGCGGTCGCGCTTGGTGCCTCCAACATCCGCATCTGGCCGGGCACGCGTCAGCGCGATTCGAGGGATTACAGCGCCCATGAACGGCGCGCCGCGGCGAATGCGATCCGCGAAATGGCCGCGGTAGCCGCCCGGCATGGCGTCACGGTCTCGCTGGAATATCATCCACAGACCCTGACGGACGAGACCGGGTCGGCGCTCCGCCTGATCGAGGCGGTCGCGCACCCGAATGTCTATCTCTACTGGCAGCCGCGGCCCGGTCTCCCGCTCGATGAGGCCCTCGTGGAGATCGTTCGCATCGGCGAGCACATTTCGCATCTCCATGTCTTCGCCTGGGATGGCGACCGCAACCGCTTCCCGCTGGCATCCGCCGCCGACTACTGGCGAGCCGTGCTGGCCGCCATGCCGTCGTCGCGCTGGACCGGGCGGCGTTTTGCCATGCTTGAATTCGTGGCGGGAGACGATCCGGCGGCATTTCTGGCGGATGCGGCGACACTGAGACAAATCCTGAAGATGGAGTTCCCGCCGGGCGCCTCTGCCATTGCAGACGAACCATGA
- a CDS encoding DUF2243 domain-containing protein, protein MGTVSRFYRRSGWPYHGGDELAPNTKIAAAYRLLCFRRGDRRLFYGILLHQILQWHHLLSGIRDRGADLRSQVTADPAFHLAMYVLLLVGLGFLWR, encoded by the coding sequence ATGGGCACGGTGAGCCGCTTCTATCGCCGATCCGGTTGGCCGTATCACGGAGGGGATGAGCTTGCCCCGAACACAAAGATCGCGGCGGCATATCGGCTGCTTTGTTTTCGGCGTGGCGATCGGCGGCTTTTCTACGGGATACTCCTGCACCAGATCCTGCAATGGCACCACCTGCTCTCCGGCATTAGGGATCGCGGGGCTGACCTGCGGTCCCAGGTAACGGCCGACCCGGCATTTCATCTTGCCATGTATGTCCTGCTGCTCGTTGGCCTCGGGTTCTTGTGGCGATAG
- a CDS encoding manganese catalase family protein, with protein sequence MFFTDGKLQYPVRVETPDPLFARALQQAIGGIEGEIRVAMQYFFQACGARGDAKFRDLLMNTAAEELGHIEMLATAVALNLEGAPLSIREEVAADPVGGAVLGGINLKNLLSSGLAAMPVDSDGVPFDMSHIYASGNIAADMTANVAAEATGRVLAVRLYGMTSDPGMKDMLSFLIARDTMHQNQWLAALEELGGHQGAFPIPNSFPQDQEQLEFSYAFLGFQQDGKDAVAGRWSQGQSIDGKGSFKAGPTMAMGHKPVLAKAKPNSGAQAEQM encoded by the coding sequence ATGTTTTTTACGGACGGCAAACTCCAATATCCGGTACGTGTCGAGACTCCCGACCCTTTGTTTGCCCGCGCGCTGCAACAGGCGATCGGCGGCATTGAGGGCGAGATTCGCGTCGCCATGCAATATTTCTTCCAGGCTTGCGGGGCACGGGGAGACGCCAAGTTCCGCGACCTCCTGATGAATACTGCCGCGGAGGAGCTTGGCCACATCGAGATGCTGGCTACGGCAGTCGCTCTAAACCTCGAGGGCGCACCCCTGAGCATCAGGGAGGAAGTTGCCGCGGACCCGGTGGGCGGTGCAGTCCTCGGCGGCATTAATCTCAAAAATCTGCTGTCCTCCGGCCTGGCAGCGATGCCCGTCGATTCCGATGGCGTGCCCTTCGATATGTCCCACATCTACGCCAGCGGCAATATTGCTGCCGACATGACCGCCAATGTGGCGGCCGAAGCGACCGGTCGCGTGTTGGCCGTGCGGCTCTACGGAATGACAAGCGATCCCGGCATGAAAGACATGCTGTCCTTCCTCATAGCAAGGGACACCATGCATCAGAACCAATGGCTGGCAGCCCTGGAAGAGCTTGGCGGTCACCAGGGAGCCTTCCCGATCCCGAACAGCTTCCCCCAGGACCAGGAACAGCTGGAGTTCAGCTACGCTTTCCTCGGCTTCCAGCAGGACGGTAAGGACGCCGTGGCTGGGCGATGGTCGCAGGGCCAGTCGATCGACGGCAAAGGTAGCTTCAAAGCCGGGCCGACCATGGCGATGGGACATAAGCCCGTCCTTGCCAAAGCCAAGCCGAACAGCGGCGCGCAGGCGGAGCAGATGTAA